The Janthinobacterium lividum genome has a window encoding:
- the alkB gene encoding DNA oxidative demethylase AlkB, whose protein sequence is MNLSLFADEDYAAAGPAPLVPGSSASVLLRGFALPYLDEVLPALEAIMLAAPLRHMATPGGLRMSVAMSNCGALGWITDGRGYRYARHDPASGLPWPPMPPVFLRLAQEAALAAGYPGFAPDACLINRYAPGARMALHQDRDECDFNAPIVSVSLGLPATFLFGGAERADKAARIALLHGDVVVWGGADRLRFHGVAPMKDGEHAVLGAQRINLTFRKAS, encoded by the coding sequence TGAAGACTACGCCGCGGCCGGCCCGGCGCCGCTGGTACCCGGCTCGTCCGCGTCGGTCCTGTTGCGCGGTTTTGCGCTGCCGTATCTGGACGAGGTGCTGCCGGCGCTGGAGGCCATCATGCTGGCGGCGCCCCTGCGCCATATGGCCACGCCGGGCGGCTTGCGCATGTCGGTTGCCATGAGCAATTGCGGCGCCCTGGGTTGGATCACGGATGGACGCGGCTACCGCTACGCGCGCCACGATCCGGCCAGCGGCCTTCCGTGGCCGCCCATGCCGCCCGTGTTCCTGCGCCTGGCGCAGGAGGCGGCGCTGGCGGCCGGCTATCCGGGCTTTGCTCCCGACGCCTGCCTGATCAACCGTTATGCGCCCGGTGCGCGCATGGCCCTGCACCAGGACCGTGACGAATGCGATTTCAACGCGCCCATCGTCTCCGTCTCGCTGGGGCTGCCTGCCACTTTCCTGTTCGGCGGCGCCGAGCGGGCCGACAAGGCGGCGCGCATCGCCTTGCTGCATGGCGACGTGGTGGTGTGGGGCGGCGCCGACCGCCTGCGCTTCCACGGCGTGGCGCCCATGAAGGACGGCGAACACGCGGTACTGGGCGCGCAGCGCATCAATTTGACGTTTCGCAAGGCCAGCTGA
- the blaOXA gene encoding class D beta-lactamase, whose translation MKYRAFFPFILGLTGATLAPSQAQAATICTAMADAKTGAVLLQEGNCIDRVTPASTFKIALSLMGYDAGFLKDEHKPSLPYRQGYVDWGGEAWRQDTDPSRWMQYSVVWYSQQITQALGAERFRKYAKALRYGNADVSGDPGKDNSLERSWISSSLKISPLEQLGFLRKLVNYQLPVTKQAMEETHRLTRLADVGGWQVHGKTGAAFPRKADGSFDEAHGYGWFVGWASKGERSIVFARLVQDEQKGQPSAGLRTREAMLKELPALLEQAQK comes from the coding sequence ATGAAATATCGCGCATTTTTCCCGTTCATCCTCGGCCTGACAGGCGCCACTCTGGCACCCTCGCAAGCCCAGGCCGCCACCATCTGCACCGCCATGGCCGACGCCAAAACAGGCGCCGTCTTGCTGCAAGAGGGTAATTGCATCGACCGCGTCACGCCCGCATCCACGTTCAAGATCGCGCTCAGCCTGATGGGCTATGACGCCGGCTTCCTCAAGGACGAGCACAAGCCCAGCCTGCCATACCGCCAGGGCTACGTGGACTGGGGCGGAGAAGCCTGGCGCCAGGATACGGACCCGTCGCGCTGGATGCAGTATTCCGTCGTCTGGTATTCGCAGCAGATCACGCAGGCGCTGGGCGCCGAACGCTTCCGGAAATATGCGAAGGCTTTGCGCTATGGCAATGCGGACGTTTCGGGCGACCCGGGCAAGGACAACAGCCTGGAGCGCTCGTGGATCAGCTCTTCGCTCAAGATATCTCCGCTGGAACAGCTGGGCTTTTTGCGCAAGCTGGTCAATTACCAGCTGCCCGTGACGAAACAGGCGATGGAAGAAACGCATCGCCTGACCCGCCTGGCGGACGTGGGCGGCTGGCAAGTGCATGGCAAGACGGGCGCCGCCTTCCCGCGCAAAGCCGACGGCAGCTTTGACGAAGCGCATGGCTACGGCTGGTTCGTGGGCTGGGCCAGCAAGGGTGAGCGCAGCATCGTCTTTGCGCGCCTGGTGCAGGATGAGCAGAAAGGCCAGCCATCGGCCGGCTTGCGCACGCGCGAGGCCATGCTGAAAGAATTGCCAGCCCTGCTGGAGCAGGCGCAGAAGTGA
- a CDS encoding transglycosylase domain-containing protein, whose amino-acid sequence MASGMEQFQEKARQALIWARTQAVRVADVARVRAVALYRRGHAHLMTLPPVRRALVLGLWSFLAVLALLTLYMLLLIPLTPSIHDLRQARAAAPSTMVSADGKELARFDQGLQERVTLKQISPNVISALISTEDHRFYEHHGIDFTRTAGAVLHTAGGNPQGGSTITQQLARNMFPEEIGRSRNLNRKLKELITALKIEATYSKTEILEAYLNTVPFLYNTYGIEMAARTYFDKPASRLDILESATLVGMLKGTNYYNPVGNPERSLQRRNVVLGQMRKHDVIDEARYKQLIKRPLRLHFERQSERAQSDSHFTAYVRKWLIEWADENDYNLELDALVVHTTLDYDLQQAAERAVERQANALQAIADVEWSRAGVPSSTSTGMYAGMQGGSVPFDYFWKSHPALLEAFVRESGDYRKLTAAGGTPEAALAQLKGDRVFMAALRKSKTRLEAGFTAMDPSTGAVRAWVGSRDFAREQFDHVSQAARQPGSTFKPIVYGAALEKGLSPEHVYRDEVMDIKAADGTKWRPTDMSGTTGRDMTMRDGLVYSKNTITAQVMQDVGLPPIIKLARALGIRDSKLEKVPSLALGTSPVTLLEMVNAYASIAAQGEARLPFVVTHITDREGKVIARFGEDKPKRAMQAASAATLTDMMRGVIDRGTGTAIRSRFGIRSDVAGKSGTTQNNADGWFILMHPELVGGAWVGFNDARVTMRSNYWGQGGHNAVLVVGDFFKTALDTGKLSRDAIFPGGKPPPPLRHVEPVEEPQDEAVEEPGRYAAGGRAAGAAGHAGRRRRRTGSAWQGGTGAGAIPGTAARSCTAAGAARISAAIMANSPIAKNNHDLTKAHTAPDTRRPAQCAAPLVHRSR is encoded by the coding sequence ATGGCATCAGGCATGGAGCAGTTTCAGGAAAAAGCACGGCAGGCATTAATATGGGCGCGCACGCAGGCCGTGCGCGTGGCGGATGTGGCGAGGGTGAGGGCAGTGGCGCTGTACCGGCGCGGCCACGCGCACTTGATGACCTTGCCTCCCGTGCGGCGTGCGCTGGTGCTGGGCTTATGGTCCTTCCTGGCCGTGCTGGCGCTGCTGACTTTATACATGCTGTTGCTGATTCCCCTGACGCCCAGCATCCACGATTTGCGCCAGGCGCGCGCGGCCGCACCGAGCACCATGGTCAGCGCCGACGGCAAGGAACTGGCCCGCTTCGATCAGGGCTTGCAGGAGCGGGTCACCCTGAAGCAGATTTCGCCGAACGTTATCAGCGCGCTGATCTCGACGGAAGACCACCGTTTCTATGAACACCACGGCATCGACTTCACGCGCACGGCGGGCGCCGTCTTGCACACTGCGGGAGGCAACCCCCAGGGCGGCTCCACCATCACGCAGCAGCTGGCGCGCAATATGTTCCCCGAGGAAATCGGCCGCTCGCGCAACCTGAACCGCAAGCTGAAGGAACTGATCACGGCCCTCAAAATCGAGGCCACCTACAGCAAGACGGAAATCTTGGAAGCCTACCTGAACACGGTGCCTTTCCTGTATAACACCTACGGCATTGAAATGGCGGCCCGTACGTATTTCGACAAGCCGGCGTCGCGCCTCGATATCCTGGAAAGCGCCACCCTGGTCGGCATGCTCAAGGGCACGAATTACTATAATCCCGTCGGTAATCCCGAGCGTTCCCTGCAGCGCCGCAACGTGGTGCTGGGGCAGATGCGCAAGCACGATGTCATTGACGAGGCGCGCTACAAACAGTTGATCAAACGGCCGCTGCGCCTGCATTTCGAGCGCCAGAGCGAACGGGCGCAGTCGGACAGCCATTTCACGGCCTATGTGCGCAAGTGGCTGATCGAGTGGGCCGATGAAAATGACTACAACCTGGAACTCGATGCCCTGGTGGTGCACACCACGCTCGACTACGATTTGCAGCAGGCGGCCGAGCGCGCCGTCGAACGCCAGGCGAATGCCTTGCAGGCGATTGCCGACGTGGAATGGAGCCGCGCGGGCGTGCCGTCGTCCACTTCGACCGGCATGTACGCGGGCATGCAGGGCGGCAGCGTGCCGTTCGATTATTTCTGGAAATCGCATCCTGCCCTGCTCGAGGCCTTCGTGCGCGAGTCGGGCGACTACCGCAAGCTGACGGCCGCCGGCGGCACGCCCGAGGCAGCGCTGGCGCAACTGAAGGGCGACCGCGTTTTCATGGCGGCCCTGCGCAAGTCGAAGACGCGTTTGGAAGCAGGCTTTACGGCCATGGACCCGTCCACGGGCGCCGTGCGCGCCTGGGTGGGCAGCCGCGACTTTGCGCGCGAGCAATTCGACCACGTGTCGCAGGCGGCGCGCCAGCCCGGTTCCACCTTCAAACCTATCGTGTATGGCGCGGCGCTGGAGAAGGGCCTCAGCCCTGAACACGTCTATCGCGATGAAGTGATGGATATCAAGGCGGCCGACGGCACTAAATGGCGCCCGACGGACATGAGCGGCACCACGGGACGCGACATGACCATGCGCGACGGCCTCGTCTACTCGAAAAACACCATCACGGCGCAAGTGATGCAGGATGTCGGCTTGCCTCCGATCATCAAGCTGGCGCGCGCGCTGGGCATCCGCGACAGCAAGCTGGAAAAAGTGCCATCGCTGGCGCTGGGCACCAGTCCCGTCACTTTATTGGAAATGGTCAACGCCTACGCCAGCATCGCGGCCCAGGGCGAAGCGCGCCTGCCATTCGTCGTCACGCACATTACCGACCGCGAAGGCAAGGTCATCGCCCGCTTCGGTGAAGACAAGCCCAAGCGCGCCATGCAGGCAGCATCGGCCGCCACGCTGACGGACATGATGCGCGGCGTCATCGACCGCGGCACGGGCACGGCCATCCGCAGCCGCTTCGGCATCCGCTCCGACGTGGCCGGCAAGAGCGGCACCACGCAAAACAATGCGGACGGCTGGTTTATCCTGATGCATCCGGAACTGGTGGGCGGCGCCTGGGTAGGTTTCAATGACGCCAGGGTCACCATGCGCAGCAACTACTGGGGCCAGGGCGGCCACAACGCCGTGCTGGTGGTGGGCGACTTCTTCAAGACGGCGCTCGACACGGGCAAGCTGTCGCGCGATGCCATCTTCCCCGGCGGCAAGCCGCCACCGCCGCTGCGCCATGTGGAGCCGGTCGAGGAGCCACAGGACGAAGCGGTGGAAGAGCCCGGGAGATATGCTGCAGGAGGGCGCGCCGCCGGCGCCGCTGGCCATGCCGGCCGAAGGCGACGGCGGACAGGAAGCGCATGGCAAGGCGGTACAGGAGCCGGCGCCATTCCCGGCACCGCAGCCCGCTCCTGCACCGCAGCCGGCGCCGCAAGGATAAGCGCCGCCATCATGGCGAATTCACCCATTGCAAAGAATAATCATGACCTCACCAAAGCCCACACTGCGCCTGATACTCGGCGACCAGCTCAATGCGCAGCACCGCTGGTTCACCGAAGTCGATGA
- a CDS encoding cryptochrome/photolyase family protein, with product MTSPKPTLRLILGDQLNAQHRWFTEVDDATIYVLMEVRQETDYVLHHAQKILAIFAAMRELARQLRQLGHTVHYIAIDEVESTRSIAENIEALLGHYDAGAFEYQAPDEWRLDQQLYQAGRRSSIPWLMVDSDHFYTARHEAADIFAGRKQWLMEFFYRQMRSAHQVLMEDAKKPVGGQWNFDHDNRKPWRGTPAEPQDTRTMHDHSRLWQSIVAAGVKSFGAPHADRLAWALNRVEALQQLDAFIERALPHFGDFQDAMSVKAWRLFHSLLSFALNVKMLNPREVVARAQAAYQAGHAPLAAVEGFIRQILGWREYVRGVYWAHMPGYAEKNFFGHTRPLPAWFWDGKTKMHCLSQAITQSLEQAHAHHIQRLMVIGNFALLAGLDPAKVHGWYLGIYIDAFEWVELPNTVGMSQFADGGLLATKPYVSSAAYIDRMGDYCKGCHYDKKARIGERACPFNALYWDFFHRNADTLERNPRIGMAYRQLEKMDEATIAAFRQQAATMLARLDSL from the coding sequence ATGACCTCACCAAAGCCCACACTGCGCCTGATACTCGGCGACCAGCTCAATGCGCAGCACCGCTGGTTCACCGAAGTCGATGACGCCACCATCTATGTCTTGATGGAAGTGCGGCAAGAAACCGATTATGTGCTGCATCATGCGCAGAAAATCCTGGCGATCTTCGCTGCCATGCGTGAGCTGGCGCGCCAGCTGCGCCAGCTCGGCCACACCGTGCATTACATCGCTATCGACGAGGTGGAAAGCACGCGCTCGATAGCGGAGAATATCGAAGCCCTGCTTGGCCACTATGACGCCGGCGCCTTCGAATACCAGGCACCCGACGAGTGGCGCCTCGACCAGCAGCTCTACCAGGCGGGGCGACGCTCGAGCATCCCCTGGCTGATGGTCGACAGCGACCATTTCTATACGGCCCGCCATGAGGCAGCCGATATTTTCGCCGGACGCAAGCAATGGCTGATGGAGTTTTTCTACCGCCAGATGCGCAGCGCGCATCAGGTGCTGATGGAAGACGCGAAAAAACCCGTCGGCGGCCAATGGAATTTTGACCACGATAACCGCAAGCCCTGGCGCGGCACGCCCGCCGAGCCGCAGGATACGCGCACCATGCATGACCACTCTCGACTATGGCAAAGCATCGTCGCCGCAGGCGTGAAAAGCTTCGGTGCGCCGCATGCCGACCGGCTGGCGTGGGCGCTGAACCGGGTTGAGGCGCTGCAGCAGCTCGATGCCTTCATCGAGCGGGCCTTGCCGCATTTTGGTGATTTCCAGGATGCGATGAGTGTCAAGGCCTGGCGTTTGTTTCATTCCCTGCTGTCGTTCGCGCTGAACGTGAAAATGCTCAACCCGCGTGAAGTCGTCGCCAGGGCGCAAGCGGCGTATCAGGCGGGCCATGCCCCCTTAGCGGCGGTCGAGGGTTTTATACGCCAGATACTGGGATGGCGCGAATATGTGCGCGGCGTCTACTGGGCCCATATGCCTGGGTATGCCGAGAAGAATTTCTTTGGCCACACGCGCCCGTTGCCAGCATGGTTTTGGGATGGCAAGACGAAGATGCATTGCCTGTCGCAGGCGATTACCCAGTCGCTGGAACAGGCCCATGCGCATCACATCCAGCGCCTGATGGTGATCGGCAACTTCGCGCTGTTGGCGGGCCTCGACCCGGCCAAGGTGCATGGCTGGTACTTGGGCATTTATATCGATGCTTTCGAGTGGGTGGAACTGCCCAATACCGTCGGCATGAGCCAGTTCGCCGATGGCGGGCTGCTGGCCACCAAGCCGTATGTCTCCAGCGCAGCGTATATCGACCGCATGGGTGATTATTGCAAAGGCTGCCATTACGATAAAAAGGCGCGCATCGGCGAGCGCGCCTGTCCCTTCAATGCCTTGTACTGGGATTTTTTCCATCGCAACGCGGACACCTTGGAACGTAATCCCCGCATAGGCATGGCGTACCGCCAGCTGGAGAAAATGGACGAGGCGACAATCGCGGCTTTCCGGCAGCAGGCCGCCACGATGCTGGCCAGGCTCGATTCCCTGTAA
- a CDS encoding putative quinol monooxygenase, whose amino-acid sequence MTLIVVATIDAQADHIDAVRAALEAVVAPSRTESGCLRYELHVDNKIPTRFIMLEEWADKAALTAHDATPHFKALVAAVGDKVVKIDIAELSKLK is encoded by the coding sequence ATGACCCTGATCGTCGTCGCCACCATCGATGCCCAAGCTGACCATATCGACGCCGTGCGCGCCGCCCTGGAAGCCGTCGTAGCACCCAGCCGCACCGAAAGCGGCTGCCTGCGCTACGAGCTGCACGTCGACAATAAGATTCCCACGCGCTTCATCATGCTGGAAGAGTGGGCCGACAAAGCCGCGCTGACGGCGCATGACGCGACGCCCCACTTCAAGGCGCTGGTCGCCGCCGTGGGCGACAAGGTCGTCAAGATCGACATAGCGGAACTGAGCAAGCTGAAATAA
- a CDS encoding NAD(P)H-dependent oxidoreductase has translation MNILHIDSSVLGEHSVSRQLSAAIVARLQAAAPGATAHYRDLAAHPLPQFTAAPSDADGAALAGALEQVLAADVIVIGAPMYNFAIPSQLKSWLDALAVPGKTFQYGANGPEGLLGSKRVIIASTRGGYYGADTPMASLEHQESHLRAFLGFLGITQLEIVRAEGVKVSDAARAQALTGAFEQIGALQAA, from the coding sequence ATGAACATCCTGCATATCGATTCTAGCGTCCTCGGCGAACATTCCGTCAGCCGCCAATTGTCCGCCGCCATCGTCGCGCGCCTGCAAGCGGCCGCGCCGGGCGCCACCGCCCACTACCGCGACCTGGCCGCGCACCCCTTGCCGCAATTTACGGCCGCCCCCAGCGACGCCGACGGCGCAGCGCTGGCCGGCGCGCTGGAGCAGGTGCTGGCCGCTGACGTCATCGTCATCGGCGCGCCCATGTACAACTTCGCCATCCCCAGCCAGCTCAAATCGTGGCTAGACGCGCTGGCAGTACCCGGCAAAACCTTCCAGTACGGCGCCAATGGCCCCGAAGGCTTGTTGGGCAGCAAGCGCGTGATCATCGCCTCGACGCGCGGCGGTTATTACGGCGCCGACACGCCGATGGCCAGCCTGGAACACCAGGAAAGCCATCTGCGCGCCTTCCTCGGCTTCCTTGGCATCACGCAGCTCGAGATCGTGCGCGCCGAAGGCGTCAAGGTCAGCGATGCAGCCAGGGCGCAGGCGTTGACGGGCGCTTTCGAGCAGATCGGCGCGCTGCAAGCGGCGTAA
- a CDS encoding helix-turn-helix domain-containing protein, translating to MRDAGGHAGVADSCRPITDILTRVGDKWSVMVVMLLGNGTKRFNEMRRLIGGISQRMLTLTLRGLERDGLVTRTVFPTVPPRVDYALTDLGRSLLIPISALSAWAYGHRDAIDAARLVFDARSAAQPLSGD from the coding sequence ATGCGCGACGCGGGGGGCCATGCGGGTGTGGCGGACTCGTGCCGCCCGATCACGGACATCCTCACGCGGGTGGGCGATAAATGGAGCGTGATGGTGGTGATGTTGCTCGGCAATGGCACCAAGCGCTTCAACGAGATGCGCCGTCTGATCGGCGGCATTTCGCAGCGCATGCTGACCCTGACCCTGCGCGGACTGGAACGCGATGGTCTCGTGACGCGCACCGTGTTCCCCACCGTGCCGCCGCGCGTCGATTACGCCTTGACGGACCTGGGGCGCTCGCTGTTGATCCCCATCAGCGCGCTGAGCGCCTGGGCGTACGGCCACCGCGACGCCATCGATGCGGCGCGGCTGGTGTTTGATGCCAGGAGCGCCGCTCAACCGCTCTCAGGCGATTAG
- a CDS encoding AraC family transcriptional regulator ligand-binding domain-containing protein, protein MHKPDTRTVSNRIAQQCARAMQADGHDPADFFRYTGITPAQLDEPGGRINAERHRRMTAYAQQLPQHRAILDLDVTHWFAHYSGIAHVCFNRPTLRSALHELLHLRGLIGEFDFMLMSENGTRIEIEYLSEFCPLGGAMQALANFRMLSLVARAYDDGAATAFHAGFQGKAPWFAQAIAECFGAKATFGQARNTLTFDAPALDRPFAQFNAMLAPHALRHAQGQLQQLQGAQLFSARVEQAIIDLLGQQGAGDADGASLLPALCDGLAMNRWTLQRQLQQEQTSFRALELRAKSRESRRLLRETSLSVVEISERLGFSSQSAFTRFFKTQFELPPARYRHDMQGSL, encoded by the coding sequence TTGCACAAACCCGATACGCGCACGGTTTCGAACCGGATCGCGCAGCAATGCGCGCGCGCCATGCAAGCCGACGGCCACGACCCCGCCGACTTTTTCCGCTACACAGGCATCACACCGGCGCAGCTGGACGAGCCGGGTGGCCGCATCAACGCCGAGCGGCACCGCCGCATGACGGCCTACGCCCAGCAACTGCCCCAGCACCGGGCCATTCTCGACCTCGACGTGACGCACTGGTTCGCGCATTACTCGGGCATCGCCCACGTCTGCTTCAACCGCCCCACCCTGCGCAGCGCGCTGCACGAGCTGCTGCACTTGCGGGGCCTGATCGGTGAATTCGACTTCATGCTGATGAGCGAGAATGGCACACGCATCGAGATCGAATACCTGTCCGAGTTTTGCCCGCTAGGGGGCGCCATGCAGGCGCTGGCCAATTTCCGCATGCTGTCGCTGGTGGCGCGCGCCTATGACGATGGCGCGGCCACCGCCTTCCACGCCGGCTTCCAGGGCAAGGCGCCGTGGTTCGCGCAGGCCATTGCCGAGTGCTTCGGCGCCAAGGCCACCTTTGGCCAGGCGCGCAACACGCTGACATTTGACGCGCCCGCGCTGGACCGGCCTTTCGCCCAGTTCAACGCCATGCTGGCGCCGCATGCACTGCGGCACGCGCAGGGGCAATTGCAGCAGTTACAGGGAGCGCAGTTGTTTTCGGCCCGCGTGGAGCAAGCCATCATCGATTTACTCGGCCAGCAAGGTGCAGGCGATGCCGACGGCGCCTCGCTGCTGCCGGCCCTGTGCGATGGCCTGGCGATGAACCGCTGGACCTTGCAGCGCCAGCTGCAGCAGGAGCAGACCTCGTTCCGCGCGCTGGAACTGCGCGCCAAGAGCCGCGAATCACGCCGTTTGCTGCGCGAAACGAGCCTGAGCGTGGTGGAAATCAGCGAGCGCCTGGGCTTTTCCTCGCAAAGCGCGTTCACCCGCTTCTTCAAGACCCAGTTCGAGCTGCCGCCGGCGCGCTACCGGCACGACATGCAAGGCAGCTTATAG
- a CDS encoding glycoside hydrolase family 3 N-terminal domain-containing protein: MKPMARMVAGCVATLALAACGNNDSEQYTQPVFGATTYSQLKVDGYTYKDMNRNGKIDRYEDWRLPAEVRADDLLSRMSLDEKAGLMMHGTAPTVADPTGIGQGGAYDLTALQDLIVKQYVNTFITRMAGDTANMATQYNKVQELSETSRHGIPVSISTDPRHHFQYTVGASAGTKGFSQWPETLGLAAIGDDALVRRFGDIARQEYLAVGITQALSPQADLATEPRWSRINGTFGEDADLAKRMVQHYIEGFQDGNTGLHDGSVVAVVKHWVGYGATKEGFDGHNYYGRYMTYPGNNFAYHVKPFEGAFTAKAASVMPTYALPDGNITIDGITLEQVAAGFSKTMLTDLLRGKYGFEGVILSDWGITSDCDANCRNGTAPGVAPSFIGFGTPWGMENATKAERYVKAVTAGMDQFGGVTEAPYLTQAVQRGQLTEARINASARRILIQKFKQGLFEHPFVDAAKAATTVGKADFIEAGLDAQRRSLVLLENKDKVLPLATSVKKVYLYGIDAAVAKQYGYTVVATPQEADVALLRVAAPYEILHPNYIFGSMQHEGRLNYVDGDADYEAIKNAAKYAPKTVVTVYLDRPAILGNVQDKASAILANFGVSDGALFDVLTGKAKPQGKLPFELPSSMAEVQVQKSDVPYDTAHPLYKFGYGLGY, encoded by the coding sequence ATGAAACCGATGGCCCGCATGGTCGCGGGCTGCGTCGCCACGCTTGCCCTGGCCGCCTGCGGCAATAACGACAGCGAGCAATACACGCAGCCCGTATTCGGCGCCACCACCTACAGCCAGCTCAAGGTCGACGGCTATACCTACAAGGATATGAACCGCAACGGCAAGATCGACCGCTACGAAGACTGGCGCCTGCCGGCCGAGGTGCGCGCCGACGATTTGCTGTCGCGCATGAGCCTCGATGAAAAAGCGGGCCTGATGATGCACGGCACGGCGCCCACCGTGGCCGACCCCACCGGCATCGGCCAGGGCGGCGCGTATGACTTGACGGCGCTGCAAGACCTGATCGTCAAGCAGTACGTGAATACCTTCATCACGCGTATGGCGGGCGACACGGCCAATATGGCTACGCAGTACAACAAGGTGCAGGAACTCAGCGAAACGTCGCGCCACGGCATTCCCGTGTCCATCAGCACGGATCCGCGCCACCATTTCCAGTACACGGTCGGCGCCAGCGCCGGCACCAAGGGTTTTTCCCAGTGGCCGGAAACCTTGGGCCTGGCCGCCATCGGCGACGATGCGCTGGTGCGCCGCTTCGGCGACATCGCGCGCCAGGAATATCTGGCCGTCGGCATCACGCAGGCGCTGTCGCCGCAGGCGGATCTGGCCACCGAGCCGCGCTGGTCGCGCATCAACGGCACCTTTGGCGAAGACGCCGACCTGGCCAAGCGCATGGTGCAGCACTATATCGAGGGCTTCCAGGATGGCAATACCGGCTTGCATGACGGCAGCGTGGTGGCCGTCGTCAAGCACTGGGTCGGCTACGGCGCCACGAAAGAGGGCTTCGACGGCCACAATTACTACGGCCGCTACATGACTTACCCGGGCAATAACTTCGCTTACCACGTGAAACCGTTCGAAGGCGCCTTCACGGCCAAGGCGGCCTCCGTGATGCCCACCTACGCTTTGCCGGATGGCAATATCACGATCGACGGCATCACCCTGGAACAAGTGGCGGCCGGTTTCAGCAAGACCATGCTGACGGATCTGCTGCGCGGCAAATATGGCTTCGAGGGCGTGATCCTGTCCGACTGGGGCATCACTTCCGACTGCGACGCCAACTGCCGCAACGGCACGGCGCCGGGCGTGGCGCCTTCCTTCATCGGCTTCGGCACGCCGTGGGGCATGGAAAACGCCACCAAGGCCGAGCGTTATGTCAAAGCCGTCACGGCGGGGATGGACCAGTTTGGCGGCGTGACGGAAGCGCCGTACCTGACGCAAGCCGTGCAGCGGGGCCAACTGACGGAAGCGCGCATCAACGCCTCGGCGCGGCGCATCCTGATCCAGAAATTCAAGCAAGGCCTGTTCGAGCATCCGTTCGTCGATGCGGCCAAGGCGGCCACCACGGTGGGCAAGGCGGACTTCATCGAGGCGGGCCTGGACGCCCAGCGCCGTTCGCTGGTCCTGCTGGAAAACAAGGACAAGGTCTTGCCGCTGGCGACTAGCGTGAAGAAGGTCTATTTGTACGGCATCGACGCGGCCGTGGCGAAGCAGTACGGCTACACGGTGGTCGCCACGCCACAGGAAGCGGACGTGGCCCTGCTGCGCGTGGCCGCGCCATATGAAATCCTGCATCCGAACTACATCTTCGGCAGCATGCAGCACGAAGGACGCCTGAACTATGTCGATGGCGACGCCGACTACGAGGCGATCAAGAACGCGGCGAAGTACGCGCCGAAGACGGTGGTGACGGTCTACCTGGACCGCCCGGCCATCCTCGGCAACGTGCAGGACAAGGCCAGCGCCATACTCGCCAACTTCGGCGTGAGCGACGGCGCGCTGTTCGATGTCCTGACGGGCAAGGCCAAGCCGCAAGGCAAGCTGCCGTTCGAACTGCCATCGTCGATGGCCGAAGTGCAGGTGCAGAAATCGGACGTGCCATATGACACGGCCCATCCGCTGTACAAGTTCGGCTACGGTCTGGGGTATTGA